The following are encoded together in the Mumia sp. Pv4-285 genome:
- a CDS encoding sensor histidine kinase, translated as MRTPIMTPRRTDVLLCVGVAVVLAVVATSHEGRGGDVNPLAYLWAVGLGLLMLIRRSHPVLVLVLTTLGFFSYYAAGFPAIGVAVPIAAALYSAAEMGHLRAAVVTGALTLGLSTVYRVAVGQNVSLVVGYEFVTHAALIAAAIALGSSVRAGRRLRRRTEQVSRLLTRQGELDRVVEVREERMRLARELHDSMGHSLSVASLYSDVAREAHDGRERDDAQELVRSSITEASSHLRRTVAVLRGSGQFDSDAGLDQVERLRVAPTAAGYAVDVQVDPVEVAPEVGAAAFRLVQEAITNTLRHSNGRSISVRVGLREPGLLGVRVVDDGTAVVPPQIRPGHGLSGMRERVADLGGTLEVDADACGWVVEASIPTMPVPSGNGTSGGTA; from the coding sequence GTGAGGACGCCGATCATGACCCCGCGCAGGACGGACGTGCTGCTGTGCGTCGGTGTCGCCGTCGTGCTCGCGGTTGTCGCCACCTCCCACGAGGGGCGCGGGGGCGACGTCAACCCGCTGGCGTACCTGTGGGCTGTCGGGCTCGGCCTGCTCATGCTGATCCGGCGAAGCCACCCGGTGCTGGTGCTCGTGCTCACGACGCTCGGCTTCTTCAGCTACTACGCGGCGGGGTTCCCCGCGATCGGCGTCGCGGTTCCGATCGCGGCGGCGCTCTACTCGGCCGCGGAGATGGGGCACCTGCGTGCGGCCGTCGTCACCGGAGCGCTCACGCTCGGGCTGTCCACGGTGTACCGGGTGGCGGTCGGACAGAACGTGTCCCTGGTGGTCGGGTACGAGTTCGTCACGCACGCGGCGCTCATCGCCGCCGCGATCGCGCTCGGCAGCAGCGTCCGGGCCGGGAGGCGGCTGCGACGGCGCACCGAGCAGGTCTCGCGCCTGCTGACCCGTCAGGGCGAGCTGGACCGGGTGGTGGAGGTGAGAGAGGAACGGATGCGGCTCGCGCGGGAGCTGCACGACTCGATGGGGCACTCGCTGTCGGTCGCCTCGCTCTACTCCGACGTCGCCCGCGAGGCGCACGACGGTCGTGAGCGCGACGACGCGCAGGAGCTCGTACGGTCGTCGATCACGGAGGCCTCGTCACACCTGCGCCGCACGGTCGCGGTGCTGCGTGGCAGTGGACAGTTCGACTCCGACGCCGGACTCGACCAGGTGGAGCGCCTTCGGGTCGCGCCGACCGCCGCGGGGTACGCCGTCGACGTACAGGTGGACCCGGTCGAGGTCGCACCGGAGGTCGGCGCGGCGGCGTTCCGACTCGTCCAGGAGGCGATCACGAACACCCTGCGGCACTCGAACGGTCGCAGCATCAGCGTACGAGTGGGGCTGCGGGAGCCCGGACTTCTCGGCGTCCGCGTCGTCGACGACGGGACGGCAGTCGTACCCCCGCAGATCCGGCCGGGGCACGGCCTGAGCGGAATGCGAGAGCGCGTCGCCGACCTGGGTGGCACGCTCGAGGTCGACGCCGACGCGTGCGGTTGGGTCGTGGAGGCGTCGATCCCGACGATGCCGGTGCCGAGCGGCAACGGCACGTCAGGGGGCACCGCATGA
- a CDS encoding MMPL family transporter produces MESLARVCQRARWFVVAGWILVVVALSALSGTFGGETSDDYELPGSQSARAVQILEDGGFSSDAGTQAQLVVHSDDGLDDERAQVASMVAEIEDRVPDANVVNPFDPEGAHQLSPDRTTGYVTVGLPTQDAEATAELADDLFDVRASFASDDLTVEVGGLGAEQEGESGPPSELIGVLAAIVILLFAFGSVFAMVLPILVGVVGAASGVALVALGARAVDMPSFAAPVAAMIAIGVGIDYALLVVTRYREALAGGAHPARAVVVAQTTAGRSVLFAGVTVVIASLGLVLMDLKVITGVALGIAGAVLVTMLAAVTLLPAMLAITGRRIDRLSVHRRRTTSDDGQLARRWSRVVQRRPWPAAIAATAVLVLLTLPVLDLRLGFSDAGTRPTSDTGRRAYDLVAEGFGPGANGPLVVAAALEEGAGPEDVDALADALAATPGVAATTPPVLSQSGDVALLQVIPTTGPQDEATADLVHRIRDDVVPASSGDALEVAVGGATAAAVDFADYTADRLPLFLAVVLGAALVLLVAVFRGLAVAVKAVLVNLLSLGAAFGAVVAVFQWGWGVELLDLGASAPIEAWVPMMMIAIVFGLSMDYEVFLLSRVREEYDRTGDNATAVAEGLARTARVISAAAAIMVCVFGSFVLGSSRELQLFGFGLAFAVFIDATLVRLVLVPAVMELLGDRNWWLPRWLDRALPRLTIEASRGPRGDR; encoded by the coding sequence ATGGAGAGCCTTGCGCGCGTCTGTCAGAGGGCGCGGTGGTTCGTGGTGGCGGGGTGGATCCTCGTCGTGGTGGCGCTGTCGGCGCTGTCCGGCACGTTCGGGGGTGAGACCAGCGACGACTACGAGCTGCCCGGATCGCAGAGCGCCCGCGCGGTGCAGATCCTGGAGGACGGCGGATTCTCGTCCGACGCCGGGACCCAGGCGCAGCTGGTGGTGCACAGCGACGACGGCCTGGACGACGAGCGTGCGCAGGTGGCGTCGATGGTCGCCGAGATCGAGGACCGCGTCCCGGACGCGAACGTCGTCAATCCCTTCGACCCCGAGGGGGCCCACCAGCTCTCACCCGACCGTACGACCGGGTACGTCACGGTCGGGCTGCCCACCCAGGACGCCGAGGCGACGGCAGAGCTCGCTGACGACCTGTTCGACGTGCGGGCCTCGTTCGCCTCCGACGACCTGACCGTCGAGGTCGGCGGCCTCGGTGCTGAGCAGGAGGGCGAGAGCGGTCCGCCGAGCGAGCTGATCGGCGTGCTCGCCGCGATCGTGATCCTCCTCTTCGCCTTCGGGTCGGTGTTCGCGATGGTGCTGCCGATCCTCGTGGGCGTCGTGGGAGCGGCGAGCGGCGTCGCCCTGGTGGCGCTCGGCGCGCGAGCGGTCGACATGCCGAGCTTCGCCGCTCCGGTCGCGGCGATGATCGCGATCGGCGTCGGCATCGACTACGCGCTCCTCGTGGTCACCCGCTACCGGGAGGCGCTCGCGGGGGGAGCGCATCCTGCCCGTGCGGTGGTGGTCGCGCAGACGACGGCGGGCCGGTCCGTCCTGTTCGCCGGCGTGACGGTGGTGATCGCCTCGCTCGGGCTGGTGCTGATGGACCTCAAGGTCATCACGGGCGTCGCCCTGGGCATCGCGGGTGCCGTGCTCGTCACCATGCTGGCCGCCGTCACGCTGCTGCCCGCGATGCTCGCGATCACCGGCCGGCGGATCGACCGGCTGTCGGTCCACCGACGGCGTACCACCTCCGACGACGGTCAGCTCGCCCGCCGGTGGAGCCGCGTGGTCCAGAGGAGGCCGTGGCCTGCAGCGATCGCGGCGACCGCCGTGCTCGTGCTGCTCACGCTCCCCGTCCTGGACCTGCGGCTCGGCTTCTCCGACGCGGGGACCCGCCCGACCAGCGACACCGGCCGACGGGCGTACGACCTCGTCGCGGAGGGCTTCGGACCGGGCGCCAACGGCCCGCTCGTGGTCGCGGCGGCGCTGGAGGAAGGTGCCGGCCCCGAGGACGTGGACGCGCTCGCCGACGCGCTGGCGGCGACCCCCGGGGTAGCCGCCACGACGCCGCCGGTGCTCTCCCAGTCCGGTGACGTCGCACTCCTCCAGGTGATCCCGACGACGGGGCCTCAGGACGAGGCGACGGCCGACCTCGTGCACCGCATCCGTGACGACGTCGTGCCGGCGAGCTCGGGCGACGCGCTCGAGGTCGCGGTCGGTGGAGCGACGGCGGCCGCGGTGGACTTCGCCGACTACACCGCGGATCGCCTCCCGCTGTTCCTCGCGGTCGTCCTCGGTGCGGCCCTGGTGCTGCTCGTCGCGGTCTTCCGCGGGCTCGCGGTCGCGGTCAAGGCGGTGCTGGTCAACCTCCTCTCGCTCGGCGCGGCGTTCGGTGCGGTGGTGGCCGTGTTCCAGTGGGGATGGGGGGTCGAGCTGCTCGACCTCGGCGCGAGCGCGCCGATCGAGGCGTGGGTACCGATGATGATGATCGCGATCGTCTTCGGTCTGTCGATGGACTACGAGGTGTTCCTCCTGTCGCGCGTCCGGGAGGAGTACGACCGGACGGGCGACAACGCGACCGCTGTGGCCGAGGGACTCGCGCGCACGGCACGGGTGATCTCTGCCGCCGCCGCGATCATGGTGTGCGTCTTCGGGAGCTTCGTGCTCGGGTCCAGCCGCGAGCTGCAGCTCTTCGGGTTCGGGCTCGCGTTCGCGGTCTTCATCGACGCGACCCTGGTGCGTCTCGTGCTCGTGCCGGCGGTGATGGAGCTGCTCGGCGACCGCAACTGGTGGCTGCCCCGCTGGTTGGACCGCGCCCTGCCGCGCCTGACCATCGAGGCGTCCCGTGGTCCGCGAGGTGATCGGTGA
- a CDS encoding response regulator, whose protein sequence is MIRLLLVDDQVLLRHGLRAIMQNTDDIAVAGEASDGREALRVARELRPDVVLMDLQMPVMSGTEAIRAMRADPLLVETPVLVLTTFDDEDDVVDAIAAGANGYLLKDIDADELRRAVRNAADGRAQIAPGVLRQLMDRVARLPTRKSREEKLAGLTEREVEVLTHVGLGLTNDEIGKALFLSPETARTYVSRLLSKLDARDRAQLVVLAHRAGLVD, encoded by the coding sequence ATGATCCGGCTGCTGCTCGTCGACGACCAGGTGCTCCTGCGGCACGGGCTGCGCGCCATCATGCAGAACACCGACGACATCGCGGTCGCCGGTGAGGCGAGCGACGGACGCGAGGCGCTGCGCGTGGCTCGCGAGCTCCGGCCGGACGTCGTCCTCATGGACCTCCAGATGCCCGTCATGTCCGGGACGGAGGCGATCCGGGCGATGCGCGCGGACCCCCTCCTCGTCGAGACGCCCGTGCTCGTGCTGACGACGTTCGACGACGAGGACGACGTCGTGGACGCGATCGCCGCGGGCGCCAACGGCTACCTCCTCAAGGACATCGACGCCGACGAGCTCCGGCGGGCGGTCCGCAACGCTGCGGACGGGCGCGCCCAGATCGCGCCGGGCGTCCTTCGTCAGCTGATGGACCGCGTCGCTCGGCTGCCGACCCGCAAGAGCCGTGAGGAGAAGCTCGCCGGACTCACCGAGCGCGAGGTCGAGGTGCTCACCCACGTGGGTCTCGGCCTCACGAACGACGAGATCGGCAAGGCGCTGTTCCTGAGCCCGGAGACAGCCCGGACGTACGTCAGCCGTCTGCTCTCCAAGCTCGACGCCCGCGACCGCGCGCAGCTGGTCGTTCTCGCCCACCGGGCCGGTCTCGTCGACTGA
- a CDS encoding DedA family protein: protein MERPDGPAFEVWLFFFVVVFLRAQATYWIARVVTSQVLSHTHPQSGWRARVHAWLSGDSTRRGIDLLRRWGVVAVPISFLTVGLQTVVNAGAGVIRMPFLRYLLAMLPGCAAWALVWTTVGMTAFYAAVGAGLTTGWGLVAAAAAIVLVAAGVAVVRRRARTRSSAP, encoded by the coding sequence GTGGAGCGACCCGACGGACCGGCCTTCGAGGTGTGGCTGTTCTTCTTCGTCGTCGTCTTCCTGCGGGCCCAGGCGACGTACTGGATCGCACGCGTCGTCACCAGCCAGGTCCTCTCGCACACCCACCCGCAGTCGGGTTGGCGAGCACGGGTCCACGCGTGGCTCTCGGGCGACTCGACCCGTCGCGGCATCGACCTGCTCCGGCGCTGGGGTGTGGTCGCGGTGCCGATCTCGTTCCTGACGGTCGGCCTCCAGACGGTGGTGAACGCCGGCGCGGGCGTGATCCGGATGCCGTTCCTCCGCTACCTGCTCGCGATGCTTCCCGGGTGCGCGGCGTGGGCGCTCGTCTGGACCACGGTGGGGATGACGGCGTTCTACGCGGCGGTCGGCGCCGGCCTCACGACGGGGTGGGGGCTCGTGGCCGCCGCAGCCGCGATCGTGCTGGTCGCCGCCGGCGTGGCCGTCGTACGCCGCCGCGCGCGCACGCGGTCGTCCGCGCCTTAG
- a CDS encoding YbaB/EbfC family nucleoid-associated protein, producing MPDMSALLEQAQKMQEQLLAAKEELGRARVTGQAANGLVQATVSGTGELISVEIKPEAVDPDDAELLGDMVVAAVRDANDQAEQLAADKLGPFASGFGGGGDALGGGGAGALGF from the coding sequence ATGCCCGACATGTCCGCCCTGCTCGAGCAGGCCCAGAAGATGCAGGAGCAGCTCCTCGCCGCCAAGGAGGAGCTCGGCCGTGCACGCGTGACGGGCCAGGCCGCCAACGGGCTCGTCCAGGCCACGGTGTCCGGCACGGGTGAGCTGATCTCCGTGGAGATCAAGCCCGAGGCAGTCGACCCGGACGACGCCGAGCTCCTCGGCGACATGGTCGTCGCCGCGGTCCGTGACGCCAACGACCAGGCCGAGCAGCTCGCCGCCGACAAGCTCGGTCCGTTCGCCAGCGGCTTCGGCGGTGGCGGCGACGCGCTCGGTGGCGGCGGCGCGGGCGCGCTCGGGTTCTGA